A window of Hymenobacter siberiensis genomic DNA:
GCAGGGCTGACAGCGGTAATAGCAGGAAGGGGCCATCAGTACGATGGTGTCATCGGGAAACAGCAGCACCAGCTGCACCAGTAGGTAGCAGGCGCCGAAATAAGCGTAGCCCGCCGCCAGCACCAGAAACCAATACGACTGCGTGCGCCGGGCGTATGAGTACAGACCCGCGCACAGCCCCAGCATGAGTGCCACCGTGCCCTGGCCCACCAAAGGCTGCTCGTGAAAAGCCGCCCGTACCAGTGAAGTCGCCAGCGCGGCCAGCGCCAGGTTGCTGCCCAGCAACAGGTACGTGAATGCGAAATGCGCCTTGCGCCCCCGGTACTCCGAGTAAAAACCCGTCAGCATCAGCAGCCCGCCCAGGCCGACGGCGGCCCCGCGAATATGGTCGCTCCAGAACTCGTTTTCGGTGAGCACGGCCAGCGGCGCTACCGTGAGGCCCACCCACGACGCCAGCGCGGTAAGGCCCATGGAGCACCTCCCCGGTGGTCGAACCAATAGGCTAGCGGCACGAAAACCAGCGCCGGCAGCGCCGTGGCCAGCCCGTAGCGGTTGCCGAAAAACTGGTATTGGTACTGTACGTAACCCTCCAGCACCACCAGCAGCAGGCAGCCGAGCAGCAGGAGGTAGTCGGCCCCCACTGAGGTTTTAGGAGCCACCCCCCCAGGTGAAGGGAGCGGCGCCGTGTAGGTGAAGCACGCGGCCATGAGGGCGGCAATGAGGGCGATGATAATGCCGTGCCCAATGGTGTTGATATGCTGGTACACCAGCACGTCCAGGCCGCCGGCCAGCAGCGTAATGCCCAGGTAAAGCAGCGCCCGCAACTCGTAGTGCAGGGAAAATGGCTGGGTGCGCTCGCTGGCGATAATGCGGGTGGTCTGGGTCGGTGGCAGCAGCCCCCGCGACTGTAAGTCAGCCAGGTAAAGGGTGGATGGTGGTGGTGAAGGCATTGGGTGGGGGCGCCGACCCTGGGTGGCGGGCGTATCCGCAAGTACGCCACCGGCCGCACAAATCGGCTACTTTTCGCCGCACCTCGTAAATTCAAGCCATTCTCCCAACTCCCGATATGGCTGACATCAATATTCAACGTAAAAAATCGGCGCCCAGCCCGTGGCTGCTGGTGCTGCTGGCGGCCGTATTAGTGGCGGTAGCTGCTTATTTCTTCCTGCGTTCCGACCCGGCCGATGAGCCCGCGCCGCCCGTTGCCGCCTCGGATACGCTGGGGGCCGCTGCGGCCGTAGACCAGGCTGCGCGCCGGGAGACCGTTGATGGCATTCCGCAGGGCGATACTACCCAGGATGCCGCGACTGCCGCCGGTAGTTTCGAAACGGCCGCCTCCCTGGCTACACAGGCCGCCTCCGACCCGGCCGCGCCCGATTACGCTCGCAACGGCCTGCAAAAACTGACCGGCGTGCTGGTTTCCCTCACCGACCGCGACGACCTGCGCACCCCTGCCACCACCGAGCAGCGCGACAACCTGACCAGTGCCACCGCCCGCCTCGGCGAGCCCAATACCAGCCTGCGCCCCGGTTTCGTGGCGGCGGCCGGTCTCATCCGGGCCATGCAGCAAAAGGCCTATCCCGAGCTTGAAAATGAGGCCAATACGTTGGTGAGCCTCGCAGGGCAGCTATCTGGCCGTAGCGCTACGGCCCCCGAGCAGCAGCAGAACCAACAGTTCCTAACCCAGGCCGCCGCCGCCGTGCGCGTACTTAGCGAGCCAGCCCAGCGTTAGGTTTCTGGTTTCTCGTTGCTGACTTTGTGCGGCTAACGATTTGAACCAGAAGCCAGCAACAACAAACCAGAAACGTATTTGCTATGGAAACTCCCGTTCTGCGCCGCTTGCGCGACCTCACCGATTTTGAAGTGGCCGACGACAACCCCGACGTGCGCGGCTGGACCGTGCGGGGTAGCGATGGCCAGGCCCTGGGCACGGTGTTCGAATTGATTGTGGAGCCCGAAGCTATGAAAGTGCGCTACCTGGACGTAGCGCTGGATGGTCGCTTCCAAACCAACGAACACGAAAACCACATTTTGCTGCCCATTGGGGCCGCTTCGCTGGATGAGGATGGCGACAACGTGTTCGTGCCCGCGCTCAATGAAGCGTCGGTCCTGAACTACCCGCCTTACATCGAGGTGCAGATTACCCGCGAGTACGAAGAGGCCATGTTGCGGGCGCTGGGAAAAGAGGCTGCCCCTGCCAACCCGCGCTTCTACGAGCAGGACTCGTTCGATACGGGCAGCTTCTATAACCGCCGCCGGGCTTCCTGATCCGGAGCCGGACGGGCTTTATTGCCGGGCAATCTGGCGGGTGAGCACCTGTCCATCGGGTAGGCGCAGGCGCAGCACGTAGAGGCCCGGCGCCAGCCCGGCAGCATCGACGCGCACGGCGCCCACGCCAGCCGCCGCACTGGTAATAGCAACTGCCTTGCCCAGCATGTCGTGGCAGCGGATTTCAACCGGCAGCACGTTGCCGCTGATGAAAAAAGCATCGGCACTGGGATTGGGGTAAATACTGAAGTCGGCTTCCGTGGCGTGGCGGGTGGCCATAGCGGTGCGGGTGGGCGTAGCCAGCCAGATGGTGGCATTGAGCAGCAGGCGGGCATGGTCGCCGTTGGCTTCGGCTGCCCAGCCGTCGTACAGGTTATTGCCGGGCGCACCGGTGCCATCGTCGGGCGGCGAAGAATCGCCCAGAGCAGCTACCCGGCCCTGGCCGTAGCGGGCCCGCGCCACAATGGCCCCCGTGGTACCGGTAGTAGCCACGCTGGGCCGAAACAACACGCCGCGCACGCTGGCATTGGCGGTGGGAGCGAGGGTGATGCTGGCCCCGTTGTGGTATTCCATGGCCACCGGGTTGCCGGCGGGGCCGTGCAGCAGCGAGTCGGCGGGAGCTACGGCCGCGCCCACGCCGGTCGTGAAGGAGAGGTTATTGAGGTCGAAGGTGATGCCGAAGGGATTGACGGGACTGGCCGAGGCCATGAGGTCGTTCCAGATGGCGGGCGAGTCCCAGCCGTCGCCGTTGCGGTCCGAAATGGTGTGGTCCGAAATCATGAACAGGCCGCCGCCGCTGCGCACATAGTTCAGGATGGCCGTTTTTTCGGCCGTGGTATAGCGAATATTCGGCTCGTCCACGATGTAGGCGGCGTAGTAATGCAGGTCCTGGGCATTGGTGGCATCGTTGTAGGTGATGCGGCCGCTGCCCGGCAGCGTCTCAACCTGATAGCCGCGTTTCACCAGCGCAATGCCCCAGGAGGAGAGTGCGCCGGTCCAGTAGCCTTCGGGCGTGCTGGCCGTAACGGTGCTTTGCAGCGGCGTGGGCAGGCGCTGCGGACTACCCGACACGTCGGCGTCAATCACCCAGTCGGCATTGCCGGCCGTTTCGGCCTTGGTGGCGTCGAATAAGATTTTGACGGCTTGTTGAGCTTGGGCCCGGGTGTCGGCCAACAGGCCGAAAGCAAGTGCTAGTGTGTAGCGAAAGCGCATTTACGTGGGAATTTGCTGATTAATAAATCTTAAAGCTACTATAGCTGCGCTTAATTTGGCTGGCGCCGAAACCGCGAATAGCCCGTGATGCTGCACGCAGCATCACGGGCTATTCGCGGTTTCAAACGCTGGTTCTAATTGCGCCGAAGCATATCGGCCACGGCCTCCACCCACTGCGGCTCCGAGTTCAGCGAGGGCACCAGCTGCCAGTGCACGCCGCCGGCTTCCTCGAACAGCTCCTTGAACTCCTCGCCCACCTCGATGGTCGTTTCGAGGCAGTCGGCCACGAAGGCGGGGCTGAAAGCCAGCACATGCTTGATGCCTTTGGCGGGCATCGGCTTCAGCGCCTCATCGGTGTAGGGCTGCAGCCAGGGGTCGCGCAGGCGGCTTTGTAGGCGGCTCTGGAAGGCTACCGTGTATTGCTCGGGCGCGAGGCCCAGGCCGGCCGCCACTAGGCGCGACGTGGCAAAGCACTGAGCGCGGTAGCAATATTGGTTAGCGGGCGTGAGGGTATCGCAGCAGCTGCCGAAGCGGCAGTAGTTG
This region includes:
- a CDS encoding DUF2157 domain-containing protein — protein: MPSPPPSTLYLADLQSRGLLPPTQTTRIIASERTQPFSLHYELRALLYLGITLLAGGLDVLVYQHINTIGHGIIIALIAALMAACFTYTAPLPSPGGVAPKTSVGADYLLLLGCLLLVVLEGYVQYQYQFFGNRYGLATALPALVFVPLAYWFDHRGGAPWALPRWRRGWASR
- a CDS encoding PRC-barrel domain-containing protein, producing METPVLRRLRDLTDFEVADDNPDVRGWTVRGSDGQALGTVFELIVEPEAMKVRYLDVALDGRFQTNEHENHILLPIGAASLDEDGDNVFVPALNEASVLNYPPYIEVQITREYEEAMLRALGKEAAPANPRFYEQDSFDTGSFYNRRRAS
- a CDS encoding T9SS type A sorting domain-containing protein, whose translation is MRFRYTLALAFGLLADTRAQAQQAVKILFDATKAETAGNADWVIDADVSGSPQRLPTPLQSTVTASTPEGYWTGALSSWGIALVKRGYQVETLPGSGRITYNDATNAQDLHYYAAYIVDEPNIRYTTAEKTAILNYVRSGGGLFMISDHTISDRNGDGWDSPAIWNDLMASASPVNPFGITFDLNNLSFTTGVGAAVAPADSLLHGPAGNPVAMEYHNGASITLAPTANASVRGVLFRPSVATTGTTGAIVARARYGQGRVAALGDSSPPDDGTGAPGNNLYDGWAAEANGDHARLLLNATIWLATPTRTAMATRHATEADFSIYPNPSADAFFISGNVLPVEIRCHDMLGKAVAITSAAAGVGAVRVDAAGLAPGLYVLRLRLPDGQVLTRQIARQ